One window of the Pseudofrankia sp. DC12 genome contains the following:
- a CDS encoding ABC transporter permease subunit: MFRAFLAEWPQLLRRRFVVGTFGATAAIAALGAVLTFVASDGRAIYGETPRAAELGRPAGLVQGLNAISILLGVVGLCVVAAALAGDYSRGTLRNQLVAQPRRLRLLLGKCLALGAFLALVVLAAAAVSVALSFALAPIKNVPTGAWSSLAGLGELGKAVLNNVLNAWGFGVLGALAAIVFRSPAAAISVGVAYVLPIEIIVSGIWRPAESWLPGQLLQDIANGGYGYATAYADAGLRVLCYGAVAVLITALLFRYRDVTS; encoded by the coding sequence ATGTTCCGCGCATTCCTGGCCGAATGGCCACAGCTGCTGCGGCGGCGGTTCGTCGTCGGCACGTTCGGCGCGACGGCGGCCATCGCCGCGCTCGGCGCCGTGCTGACCTTCGTCGCCAGCGACGGGCGTGCGATCTACGGCGAGACGCCACGGGCCGCCGAGCTGGGCCGGCCCGCTGGCCTGGTTCAGGGGCTGAACGCCATCAGCATCCTGCTCGGCGTCGTCGGGCTGTGCGTGGTCGCCGCGGCGCTGGCCGGCGACTACAGCCGCGGAACCCTGCGCAACCAGCTCGTCGCCCAGCCGCGTCGGCTCCGGCTCCTGCTCGGCAAATGCCTGGCGCTGGGGGCGTTCCTCGCGCTGGTGGTGCTCGCCGCCGCCGCCGTCAGCGTCGCGCTGTCGTTCGCGCTCGCGCCGATCAAGAACGTGCCGACAGGGGCCTGGAGCTCGCTCGCCGGGCTGGGCGAGCTCGGCAAGGCGGTGCTCAACAACGTGTTGAACGCCTGGGGGTTCGGCGTCCTCGGCGCGCTCGCCGCGATCGTGTTCCGGTCACCGGCGGCCGCGATCTCGGTCGGGGTCGCCTACGTCCTGCCCATTGAGATCATCGTCAGCGGTATCTGGCGGCCCGCCGAGAGCTGGCTGCCCGGCCAGCTGCTCCAGGACATCGCCAACGGTGGCTACGGCTACGCCACCGCGTACGCGGACGCGGGCCTGCGGGTCCTGTGCTACGGCGCCGTCGCGGTCCTCATCACCGCGCTGCTCTTCCGCTACCGGGACGTGACCTCCTGA
- a CDS encoding SpoIIE family protein phosphatase: protein MRESTGLRHGIWVVVGLAGLAIVATLLLTLYSSGRANHAAAERADRLDPAETLTAQLQTAYVDERNALRGYLMSSAGPVSSDGLPSSGGGAADLDRLDPYQKALGDIAARGRDLRARLGDFPTLLAQIDRVDATHQRWQTGSVTPEIALMDAGQPAQAQALELGADSRDRFVALRAAVTKLDGAITAEQAEAAGRVQSSGDIMLSSFGTIVAVLLAMSALMLILSRRWLLVPINELRWAVNAVAAGRYDTTIPAVGPREIIDLAGNVEAMRAQLVTLVRQNERSWEALAQEGPAVLALRDALTPSSLRDTAGLELLGRVDPAEGELAGDWFDAIELSGGQVAVVVGDVAGHGAASGVFALRLKQLLTAALTRGMEPAAAVQWVVEALGDTGETFATALVALIDPFDGEVVFANAGHPDALVLRADWTAARPPRPRAGAHAALALAAVEERPGDPGGPGGDLDPGAVVARGLVHREPTDGAALDGAEFGGTGCEDLAGEVNLADLDELARLGEVEPLASTGPLMSSLVAAPEAWRAGRLRLGPGDVLFVYTDGLVEARDDEGRLFGRHRLVDELVRVGGRTPAQLLDDVFAAVRRHAPGRPSDDRTAIALSLSGDGQIQA from the coding sequence GTGCGTGAATCCACGGGACTGCGCCACGGCATCTGGGTGGTCGTCGGGCTCGCCGGCCTCGCGATCGTGGCCACGCTGCTGCTCACGTTGTACTCGTCGGGACGGGCCAACCACGCCGCCGCCGAGCGCGCCGACCGGCTCGACCCAGCCGAGACCCTGACGGCCCAGCTCCAGACCGCCTACGTCGACGAGCGCAACGCGCTGCGCGGCTACCTGATGTCCTCCGCCGGCCCGGTCTCGTCCGACGGTCTGCCGTCCTCCGGTGGCGGGGCGGCCGACCTCGACCGGCTCGATCCCTACCAGAAGGCGCTCGGCGACATCGCGGCCCGCGGCCGGGACCTGCGCGCGCGGCTGGGTGACTTCCCGACGCTGCTCGCCCAGATCGACCGCGTCGACGCGACCCACCAGCGCTGGCAGACCGGCTCGGTCACCCCCGAGATCGCTCTGATGGACGCCGGGCAGCCCGCGCAGGCCCAGGCTCTCGAGCTCGGCGCGGACAGCCGGGACCGCTTCGTCGCCCTGCGTGCGGCGGTCACGAAGCTCGACGGCGCGATCACCGCCGAGCAGGCCGAGGCGGCTGGCCGGGTGCAGAGCTCCGGCGACATCATGCTCAGCTCTTTCGGCACGATCGTCGCGGTGCTGCTGGCGATGTCCGCGCTGATGCTGATCCTGTCGCGGCGCTGGCTGCTCGTGCCGATCAACGAGCTGCGGTGGGCGGTCAACGCGGTCGCCGCCGGCCGGTACGACACGACCATCCCCGCCGTCGGCCCCCGCGAGATCATCGACCTGGCCGGCAACGTCGAGGCGATGCGGGCCCAGCTGGTCACCCTGGTCCGCCAGAACGAGCGGTCGTGGGAGGCGCTGGCCCAGGAGGGCCCGGCGGTGCTCGCCCTGCGCGACGCGCTCACGCCGTCCTCGCTGCGCGACACGGCCGGGCTGGAGCTGCTCGGCCGGGTCGATCCGGCCGAGGGCGAACTGGCTGGCGACTGGTTCGACGCGATCGAGCTGTCCGGAGGCCAGGTGGCGGTGGTCGTCGGCGACGTCGCCGGGCACGGCGCGGCCTCCGGTGTCTTCGCGCTGCGGCTCAAGCAGCTGCTCACCGCCGCGCTGACCCGTGGCATGGAGCCGGCGGCCGCGGTGCAGTGGGTGGTCGAGGCGCTCGGTGACACCGGGGAGACGTTCGCGACCGCGCTGGTGGCGCTCATCGACCCGTTTGACGGTGAGGTGGTCTTCGCCAACGCCGGCCATCCGGACGCGCTGGTGCTGCGGGCCGACTGGACGGCGGCCCGGCCGCCGCGACCGCGCGCCGGCGCTCACGCGGCCCTCGCCCTCGCGGCGGTCGAGGAGCGTCCGGGCGATCCCGGCGGTCCCGGTGGCGACCTGGATCCTGGGGCGGTCGTCGCCCGCGGGCTGGTGCACCGTGAGCCGACCGACGGCGCGGCCCTCGACGGAGCCGAGTTCGGCGGCACCGGCTGCGAGGACCTGGCCGGCGAGGTCAACCTGGCTGATCTCGACGAGCTGGCCAGGCTGGGCGAGGTGGAGCCGCTGGCGTCGACGGGACCGCTGATGTCCAGCCTGGTCGCCGCGCCCGAGGCGTGGCGGGCCGGCCGGCTGCGCCTCGGGCCGGGGGACGTGCTGTTCGTCTACACCGACGGCCTCGTCGAGGCCCGCGACGACGAAGGGCGGCTGTTCGGGCGCCACCGCCTGGTCGACGAGCTGGTCCGGGTCGGCGGGCGGACCCCGGCACAGCTGCTGGACGACGTGTTCGCCGCCGTGCGCCGGCACGCCCCGGGCCGGCCCAGCGACGACCGCACCGCGATCGCACTGTCGCTGTCCGGCGACGGCCAGATACAGGCCTGA
- a CDS encoding dolichyl-phosphate beta-glucosyltransferase, with amino-acid sequence MRRVPVSVVVPAFNEARRLPFSLPALVAALREFPGAEVIVVDDGSADDTAGIATRLLRDLPAGQVIRLPWNSGKGTAIRAGVAAATGEAIVFTDADLASDVNDLPLLLAALSDAEVAIGSRRVGAGASRPYIRQLGSWAFNHLTRSFTAIDLADTQCGFKAFRRAEAKLLFSLSRASGFGFDVEVLAMATAMGYRIVEVPVRWSEEPGGTFSVIRHTPSMIVDLARARRYLHQAGRPVTLGAGQPDGTRSGAARRSDDAAGADVIPLDRGHPQPAPTSSGSPLRSSAAEDAAHARPSSSA; translated from the coding sequence GTGCGGAGGGTTCCCGTCAGCGTTGTGGTTCCGGCCTTCAACGAGGCGCGCCGGCTTCCATTCTCGCTCCCGGCCCTGGTCGCCGCGTTGCGCGAGTTCCCGGGCGCCGAGGTGATCGTCGTCGATGACGGCAGCGCGGACGACACGGCGGGGATCGCGACCAGGCTGCTGCGCGACCTGCCGGCCGGCCAGGTGATCCGGCTTCCCTGGAACAGCGGGAAGGGCACGGCCATCCGGGCCGGCGTGGCCGCCGCGACGGGTGAGGCGATCGTGTTCACCGACGCCGACCTGGCCTCGGACGTCAACGACCTGCCGTTGCTGCTGGCCGCCCTGTCGGACGCCGAGGTCGCGATCGGGTCGCGGCGCGTCGGCGCGGGCGCCTCCCGCCCCTACATCCGCCAGCTGGGCAGCTGGGCGTTCAACCACCTGACCCGGTCGTTCACCGCCATCGACCTGGCGGACACCCAGTGCGGCTTCAAGGCCTTCCGGCGCGCCGAGGCCAAGCTGTTGTTCAGCCTGTCACGGGCCAGCGGCTTCGGCTTCGACGTCGAGGTGCTGGCCATGGCCACGGCGATGGGGTATCGGATCGTCGAGGTGCCGGTGCGCTGGTCGGAGGAGCCGGGTGGCACGTTCAGCGTCATCCGGCACACGCCGTCCATGATCGTGGACCTGGCTCGGGCGCGGCGGTACCTCCATCAGGCTGGCCGACCGGTGACGCTGGGCGCGGGCCAGCCGGACGGCACGAGGTCCGGTGCCGCCCGGCGCTCGGATGACGCGGCTGGTGCCGACGTCATCCCGCTTGACCGGGGCCATCCGCAGCCGGCACCGACCAGCTCGGGCAGCCCACTCAGGTCCTCCGCGGCCGAGGACGCCGCGCACGCCCGCCCGTCCAGCTCGGCCTGA
- a CDS encoding ABC transporter ATP-binding protein, whose product MTPGERRDVDRRGDLGRRGRGRAAEVREPSRSIFPNLENLRLPHPVHGHLHVPHLHLPHRDPHRDPAVGAARRPDAAIWTRGLTKCHDHRVSVDHLDLDVPVGSLSGFVGPNGAGKSTTLRMLLGLVTPTEGVGYVLGEPVSHPERYLSQVGAMIEGPTFHPGLSGRQNLRQLALLRGVDRHRIYEVLRMVRLTGRAGDPFATYSLGMKQRLGIAAALLPDPELLILDEPTNGLDPAGIREIRALLRELADGGMTVFVSSHLLSEIEQICDHVVMIRGGRLLYQGRTGDLLAVGDPHILLSPECGADARRLLHVLAGFGVRAEIRLDGPPKVAAGSCDQRTLVVAHAPERMAADLNRAAMNAGIALRGLRTHRPSLEETFLRATGGADGDLGATEQAAGTGPRADPGRAAATGGQGPDPAAPRYSSEGRRAAAGRPRRRWARPQAAEPYPHDGDPTGPGATRRTGAGRLWGGH is encoded by the coding sequence ATGACGCCGGGCGAGCGCAGGGACGTGGACCGGCGCGGAGACCTGGGCCGGCGCGGCCGCGGCCGGGCCGCCGAGGTCCGGGAGCCGAGCCGTTCGATCTTCCCGAACCTGGAGAACCTGCGGCTGCCGCACCCGGTTCACGGCCACCTGCACGTGCCGCACCTGCACCTGCCACACCGGGACCCGCACCGGGACCCGGCCGTGGGCGCCGCCCGCCGCCCGGACGCGGCGATCTGGACCCGTGGGCTGACCAAGTGTCACGATCACCGGGTCTCGGTCGACCACCTGGATCTCGACGTGCCGGTCGGCTCGTTGTCCGGTTTCGTCGGGCCCAACGGCGCCGGGAAGTCGACGACGCTGCGGATGCTGCTCGGGCTGGTCACCCCCACCGAGGGTGTGGGCTATGTGCTCGGCGAGCCGGTGAGCCATCCGGAGCGCTACCTGTCCCAGGTCGGCGCCATGATCGAGGGCCCGACCTTTCACCCCGGGCTGTCCGGCCGCCAGAACCTGCGCCAGCTGGCGTTGCTGCGCGGGGTCGACCGTCACCGGATCTACGAGGTGCTGCGGATGGTCCGGCTGACCGGCCGGGCCGGCGACCCGTTCGCGACCTACTCACTGGGCATGAAGCAGCGGCTCGGCATCGCCGCCGCGCTGCTTCCCGACCCGGAGCTGCTGATCCTCGACGAGCCGACGAACGGGCTGGACCCCGCGGGCATCCGGGAGATCCGCGCGCTGCTGCGTGAGCTGGCGGACGGCGGGATGACCGTCTTCGTCTCCAGCCACCTGCTCTCCGAGATCGAGCAGATCTGCGACCACGTCGTCATGATCCGTGGCGGGCGGCTGCTCTACCAGGGCCGGACGGGCGACCTGCTCGCGGTCGGGGACCCCCACATCCTGCTGTCCCCCGAATGCGGCGCCGACGCGCGCCGGCTGCTGCACGTGCTGGCCGGGTTCGGGGTACGCGCCGAGATCAGACTGGACGGGCCGCCGAAGGTGGCCGCCGGCTCCTGCGACCAGCGCACGCTCGTGGTCGCGCACGCGCCCGAACGGATGGCGGCCGACCTGAACCGGGCCGCCATGAACGCCGGCATCGCGCTGCGCGGGCTGCGCACCCACCGGCCCAGCCTGGAGGAGACCTTCCTGCGCGCCACCGGCGGCGCCGACGGGGATCTCGGCGCGACCGAGCAGGCGGCCGGGACCGGCCCCAGGGCGGACCCGGGGCGCGCCGCGGCCACCGGCGGCCAGGGGCCAGACCCGGCAGCACCGCGCTACTCATCCGAAGGCCGGCGGGCCGCGGCCGGGCGCCCGCGACGGCGCTGGGCCCGCCCGCAGGCGGCCGAGCCGTACCCACACGACGGCGACCCCACCGGACCGGGCGCGACCCGCCGGACCGGGGCCGGTCGGCTCTGGGGAGGTCACTGA
- a CDS encoding DUF4230 domain-containing protein: protein MSDESGRRDTKSTGTLPPTTPDAASGRGGRRGLQLPGFGGLIRLVALLVVLAVAVGAISFVVGWRPSFLHNPFKHQTIDRSEPAVLRSLETINDYHAASGHFEVVVDTQSSTKYIPSWLSGEQVLFVGVGTVDSVVSFKGLDASRVKVSPDGKSVTITLPPPTLSKPNLDLQKSYVVARQRGALTRIGNFFGGQSSDKNVYIKATQQMTSAASADGQLVNLGKQNTAGMLRGLLGALGYTNVTINFEEDKK from the coding sequence ATGAGCGACGAGTCCGGCCGGAGGGACACCAAGTCCACCGGCACCCTGCCTCCCACCACCCCAGATGCCGCATCCGGCCGCGGTGGCCGGCGCGGCCTGCAGCTGCCCGGCTTCGGGGGCCTGATCAGGCTCGTGGCGCTGTTGGTCGTGCTGGCGGTCGCCGTCGGCGCGATCAGCTTCGTCGTCGGCTGGCGGCCCTCCTTCCTGCACAACCCCTTCAAGCACCAGACCATCGACCGCAGTGAGCCTGCCGTGCTGCGTTCCCTAGAGACGATCAACGACTACCACGCGGCCAGCGGGCACTTCGAGGTCGTCGTCGACACCCAGAGCTCCACCAAGTACATCCCGTCCTGGCTGTCGGGGGAGCAGGTGCTCTTCGTCGGCGTCGGCACCGTCGACTCGGTCGTCAGCTTCAAGGGGCTCGACGCGAGCCGGGTCAAGGTCTCTCCCGACGGGAAGTCCGTGACGATCACGCTGCCACCGCCGACGCTGAGCAAACCGAACCTCGACCTGCAGAAGAGCTACGTCGTCGCCCGGCAGCGCGGTGCGCTCACCCGGATCGGCAACTTCTTCGGCGGGCAGAGCTCCGACAAGAACGTCTACATCAAGGCCACCCAGCAGATGACCTCGGCCGCCTCCGCCGACGGTCAGCTGGTCAACCTGGGCAAGCAGAACACGGCCGGGATGCTGCGTGGCCTGCTCGGTGCCCTCGGCTACACGAACGTCACCATCAACTTCGAGGAGGACAAGAAATAG
- a CDS encoding oligosaccharide flippase family protein produces MGLAVVMRRDLVAELLRGPMALAAAGTVTNGFNLVMNLVLARALDPAGYGAVGVQTSIFMILSVVGNSVLTATVHRESAEIGDTRRERRIWIRRLRNVTLAGVVLASLLALALCEPVSLLLSYPHPLAIAEAAIAAAIWVGLCVERGLLQARGNYPALARNLVFESAFRITCVVVLVAAGLGVNGAGIGLALGCLAGGEHARLAVARTPSLIRRSPSARARLRGGDDVVTPTPTATGPIPMMPPAAAPRRTRDSLIAEASVALATLVPLALLQNMDIVIVGWRNPDGVGSYAAISTACKVPVFIGLAVANFLLPEAARRRKEGLPAGRALTMALVCVVTPGLFLAAVGAVAGHLILSLVFGPKLAGAAPDLWVLALAMTYLAASLMFATYLLGAGYRKIVWALACCTPLTAAVLTLANGDIGRTAAAGLGCQAFTAAVAGALVYRLDRRHFAAAGDRAVDGSARPADRDLTGAARPSGVAGSAASAEPEAGRAGSAGYDRTVARRRPTSGSRVVFAELAPAAPASGRRPGPAAPAMETPGPASA; encoded by the coding sequence ATGGGACTCGCGGTGGTGATGCGGCGGGATCTCGTCGCGGAACTGTTGCGTGGCCCGATGGCACTCGCCGCGGCCGGAACCGTGACCAACGGCTTCAACCTGGTGATGAACCTGGTCCTGGCCCGCGCGCTGGACCCGGCCGGCTACGGCGCCGTGGGCGTCCAGACGAGCATCTTCATGATCCTGTCGGTGGTCGGCAACTCCGTGCTGACCGCGACCGTGCACCGCGAGTCGGCCGAAATCGGCGACACCCGTCGTGAGCGGCGGATCTGGATTCGGCGGCTGCGCAACGTGACCCTGGCGGGGGTCGTGCTGGCCTCACTGCTCGCGCTCGCCCTGTGCGAACCGGTCTCCCTCCTGCTGTCCTACCCACATCCGCTGGCGATCGCCGAGGCGGCCATCGCGGCCGCGATCTGGGTGGGGCTCTGCGTCGAGCGCGGCCTGCTGCAGGCCAGGGGCAACTACCCGGCGCTGGCACGCAACCTGGTCTTCGAGTCGGCCTTCCGGATCACCTGCGTCGTCGTCCTGGTCGCCGCGGGCCTGGGGGTCAACGGCGCGGGGATCGGGCTCGCGCTCGGCTGCCTGGCCGGCGGGGAGCACGCCCGGCTGGCCGTCGCCCGCACCCCGTCGCTGATCCGTCGGTCGCCGTCCGCGCGCGCGCGGCTGCGCGGTGGCGACGACGTGGTCACACCGACCCCGACCGCCACCGGCCCGATCCCGATGATGCCGCCGGCGGCGGCCCCGCGGCGGACCCGGGACAGCCTGATCGCCGAGGCGTCGGTCGCGCTGGCCACCCTGGTGCCGCTCGCACTGCTGCAGAACATGGACATCGTGATCGTCGGGTGGCGTAACCCCGACGGGGTGGGCAGCTACGCGGCGATCTCCACAGCCTGCAAGGTCCCGGTGTTCATCGGCCTGGCTGTGGCGAACTTCCTGCTCCCGGAGGCGGCCCGCCGGCGCAAGGAGGGCCTGCCCGCTGGGCGGGCGCTCACGATGGCGCTGGTCTGCGTGGTGACGCCCGGCCTGTTCCTGGCCGCGGTCGGCGCGGTGGCGGGCCACCTGATCCTCTCGCTCGTGTTCGGCCCGAAGCTGGCCGGGGCCGCGCCCGACCTGTGGGTGCTGGCCCTCGCGATGACGTACCTGGCGGCCAGCCTGATGTTCGCCACCTACCTGCTCGGCGCCGGCTACCGCAAGATCGTCTGGGCGCTCGCCTGCTGCACGCCGCTGACCGCGGCCGTGCTGACGCTCGCGAACGGCGACATCGGGCGGACCGCCGCCGCGGGCCTCGGCTGCCAGGCGTTCACCGCGGCCGTCGCGGGCGCGTTGGTGTACCGCCTGGACCGCCGGCACTTCGCCGCGGCGGGCGACCGCGCTGTGGACGGCTCCGCGCGGCCGGCGGACCGTGACCTCACCGGGGCGGCGCGGCCGTCGGGCGTGGCTGGATCCGCCGCGTCGGCCGAGCCGGAGGCCGGCCGGGCTGGCTCCGCCGGTTACGACAGGACGGTCGCGCGGCGCCGGCCGACGAGCGGCTCCCGGGTCGTGTTCGCCGAGCTGGCCCCCGCGGCGCCGGCGTCTGGGCGCCGGCCCGGCCCGGCGGCCCCGGCGATGGAGACGCCCGGCCCCGCCTCCGCCTAG
- a CDS encoding glycosyltransferase yields MGLDLDRVPVSVVIPAFNESRRLPSSLPVLVAALRRFHLHAAEVIIVDDGSLDDTARIAADLLRDVPNSQVIRLPRNRGKGAAVRAGVAAAAGEAIVFMDADLASDVADLPALLAALEHAEVALGSRRLGGCADRSARRRFGSWVFHQITRMFIPLDLADTQCGFKAFRHTEAEIIFGLSQVAGFAFDIEVLAVARSLGYRIAEVPVRWTEQPHGTFNALRHTPAMLADVVRARRNVRRAVRHAGLAAPEPPRRVRPRGELNGFASAHEVGLARRRPARCTGQPPTAWWSGRRVAPAWPWTSSPGWSGPRDALRTARTGPAARRQP; encoded by the coding sequence GTGGGTCTGGACTTGGACCGAGTACCAGTAAGCGTTGTCATCCCGGCGTTCAACGAGAGCCGCCGGCTACCGTCATCGCTACCTGTACTTGTGGCGGCCTTACGGCGCTTTCATCTTCACGCCGCCGAGGTGATCATCGTCGATGACGGCAGTCTCGACGACACGGCACGGATAGCGGCTGACCTGCTGCGCGACGTGCCAAACAGCCAGGTAATCAGGCTTCCTCGCAACCGGGGAAAGGGCGCCGCGGTCCGCGCGGGCGTGGCCGCCGCCGCGGGCGAGGCGATCGTCTTCATGGACGCTGACCTCGCTTCCGACGTAGCAGACCTGCCGGCGCTGCTGGCGGCGCTGGAGCACGCCGAGGTGGCGCTCGGTTCGCGCCGGCTCGGCGGGTGCGCCGACCGTTCCGCCAGGCGCCGATTTGGCAGCTGGGTGTTCCACCAGATCACCCGGATGTTCATCCCGCTCGATCTGGCCGACACCCAGTGCGGATTCAAAGCTTTCCGGCACACCGAAGCGGAGATCATCTTCGGCCTTTCGCAGGTCGCCGGCTTCGCGTTCGACATCGAGGTGCTGGCCGTCGCCCGGTCGCTCGGCTACCGGATCGCCGAGGTGCCGGTGCGCTGGACCGAGCAGCCACACGGAACGTTCAACGCCCTGCGGCACACCCCGGCGATGCTGGCCGACGTGGTCCGGGCCCGCCGCAACGTCCGCCGGGCGGTCCGGCACGCTGGCCTCGCCGCACCCGAGCCGCCGCGGCGCGTCCGGCCACGCGGCGAGCTGAACGGATTCGCCTCGGCCCACGAGGTCGGGCTGGCCAGGCGGCGGCCGGCCCGCTGCACCGGCCAGCCTCCAACGGCCTGGTGGAGCGGCCGACGCGTCGCCCCGGCCTGGCCATGGACGTCATCACCCGGGTGGAGCGGCCCGCGCGACGCCCTCAGGACCGCTAGGACCGGGCCAGCCGCCCGCCGCCAGCCCTGA
- a CDS encoding glycosyltransferase family 4 protein: MPSSAPATTGQAGGAAARRALEALAGRHVVFLNWRDLDHPQSGGAELFCQSVAAQFAAGGVEVTLLTARPRGLPATATVDGVTVRRGGGTFGVYPATLARLARLARSGRGVDAVVDCQNGIPFFSPLVLPGRTPVVQVLHHVHQKQFPLYFPGPVARAGQLLEKPGSRLVYRRRPVAVVSPSTRDEARSVLGLPGPRFLVPNGVTTSPTAGSAAGGRAVVPTIVCVGRLVPHKRMHLLIEAIPTLAARHPGLVVHFIGDGPDRERLATRAAELGVSQGGPATGAALRWHGHVDAATRDAVLASAWLTVNPSHGEGWGLSVLEAGALGVPAVAFRVPGLRDAVRDGETGWLVDSPDQFGAVVDAALTELSDPARAGAWRAAASHWAGGFTWETSAALLATVLAGELTRAGRRDRRRLDDAVTRVWFPLAPDDPPPPLRGTDLLYRTRPVTAGALQAAGAEPGRFEPGGAPEPGTDEPGAVALLYGASQAAARTALARLGIAASTARMRPASGADLLVGTGRAWATDSPGLAARPVVPTSPTTRAGRDTR, translated from the coding sequence GTGCCCTCATCAGCGCCCGCCACCACCGGCCAGGCCGGCGGTGCGGCCGCGCGGCGCGCCCTGGAGGCGCTCGCGGGCCGGCATGTCGTCTTCCTGAACTGGCGGGACCTCGACCATCCGCAGTCCGGCGGCGCCGAGCTGTTCTGCCAGTCGGTGGCCGCCCAGTTCGCGGCCGGCGGTGTCGAGGTGACCCTGCTGACCGCCCGCCCGCGCGGCCTGCCGGCGACGGCGACCGTCGACGGCGTGACCGTGCGCCGCGGTGGTGGCACGTTCGGCGTCTACCCGGCGACGCTCGCACGGCTGGCGAGGCTCGCCCGGTCCGGCCGCGGGGTGGACGCGGTGGTCGACTGTCAGAACGGCATCCCGTTCTTCAGCCCGCTCGTCCTGCCCGGCCGGACGCCGGTGGTGCAGGTGCTCCACCACGTGCACCAGAAGCAGTTCCCGCTCTACTTCCCCGGCCCGGTGGCGCGGGCGGGCCAGCTGCTGGAGAAGCCGGGGAGCCGCCTGGTGTACCGCCGGCGCCCGGTCGCGGTCGTCTCGCCCTCCACCCGGGACGAGGCCCGCTCGGTGCTGGGCCTGCCCGGGCCGCGTTTCCTGGTGCCCAACGGGGTGACCACCTCCCCCACCGCCGGCTCCGCGGCCGGCGGCCGGGCCGTTGTCCCGACCATCGTGTGCGTCGGCCGGCTGGTGCCCCACAAGCGGATGCACCTGCTGATCGAGGCGATCCCGACGCTGGCCGCGCGCCACCCCGGCCTGGTGGTGCACTTCATCGGCGACGGCCCCGACCGCGAGCGGCTGGCCACGCGGGCCGCCGAGCTGGGGGTCTCGCAGGGCGGCCCGGCGACCGGCGCGGCGCTGCGCTGGCACGGCCACGTCGACGCGGCCACCCGGGACGCGGTGCTGGCGTCGGCCTGGCTGACCGTCAACCCGTCGCACGGCGAGGGCTGGGGCCTGTCCGTGCTGGAGGCGGGGGCGCTGGGGGTGCCCGCGGTCGCGTTCCGGGTTCCCGGGCTGCGCGACGCCGTCCGGGACGGCGAGACCGGCTGGCTCGTGGACTCCCCCGACCAGTTCGGCGCCGTCGTCGACGCGGCCCTGACCGAGCTGAGCGACCCCGCCCGCGCGGGGGCGTGGCGGGCGGCGGCCAGCCACTGGGCGGGCGGGTTCACCTGGGAAACGAGCGCGGCCCTGCTCGCGACGGTCCTGGCCGGCGAGCTGACCAGGGCGGGCCGGCGCGACCGCCGCCGGCTCGACGACGCCGTCACCCGGGTCTGGTTCCCGCTCGCCCCCGACGACCCGCCGCCCCCGCTGCGCGGCACCGACCTGCTGTACCGGACCAGGCCGGTCACCGCCGGCGCCCTCCAGGCTGCCGGAGCCGAACCTGGCCGGTTCGAGCCCGGCGGTGCGCCCGAGCCGGGCACCGACGAGCCTGGCGCCGTCGCGCTGCTCTACGGCGCGTCACAGGCGGCCGCCCGGACCGCGCTCGCGCGGCTCGGCATCGCGGCGAGCACGGCGCGGATGCGGCCGGCCAGCGGAGCGGACCTGCTCGTCGGCACCGGACGCGCCTGGGCAACGGACAGCCCGGGCCTCGCCGCCCGGCCGGTGGTCCCAACATCACCAACCACGCGGGCCGGCCGCGACACGCGCTGA